From Paenibacillus polymyxa, the proteins below share one genomic window:
- a CDS encoding CD3324 family protein, giving the protein MRYTNATKVLPQKLITEIQKYVQGETLYIPKPKTEYMDWGSLSGGKRLLEQRNAAIRKAFQNRSSIEQLAKEFFLSTETIKKIVYSHKK; this is encoded by the coding sequence TTGAGATATACGAATGCTACAAAAGTTTTACCTCAAAAACTAATTACGGAAATTCAAAAATATGTTCAAGGAGAGACTCTGTATATTCCTAAGCCAAAAACGGAATATATGGATTGGGGCAGTTTGAGCGGCGGGAAAAGGTTGCTTGAACAGCGAAATGCCGCGATCAGAAAAGCTTTTCAAAATCGTAGCAGTATTGAGCAATTAGCTAAGGAGTTTTTTCTCTCTACCGAAACCATTAAGAAAATTGTGTATTCACATAAAAAGTAG
- a CDS encoding alpha/beta hydrolase has translation MREQKSRSRHLIDPEIISVVDLIPTTDLTKSTLMEARKSQSQMMQPLDVTQIFPVTLEKKIVPSCFSGPDIQIEIIKPKQSKHNKMPLYYSIHGGGMVLGSPVVNRPANAALAAEHGFCCVSVYYRLAPEHVQPSQLQDCYSGLKWCIEHAEELGIDTQKVAVGGSSAGGGLAAGLALYIRDQKEFAIHHLRLMRPMLDDRTSIAPEHPHAGEFIWTKQSNYFGWKSVLGIEPGSNKVSEYYVPARAKSLAGLPPTYINIGTIDLFIDEALSFAKQLVFDGVLVELHVYPGYHHMSPAFPDAHFSKEGTRTSEYALLKALKIFDIDSNQ, from the coding sequence ATGAGGGAACAAAAAAGTAGAAGTAGACATCTGATTGATCCAGAAATTATCAGTGTAGTTGATTTAATACCAACAACTGATCTTACCAAATCTACACTAATGGAAGCACGTAAAAGCCAATCTCAAATGATGCAACCATTAGATGTAACGCAGATATTCCCTGTTACATTAGAAAAAAAGATTGTGCCAAGTTGTTTTAGTGGTCCAGATATTCAAATAGAAATCATTAAGCCCAAACAATCAAAGCATAATAAGATGCCTCTATATTATTCCATACACGGAGGCGGAATGGTCTTAGGAAGTCCAGTCGTGAATCGTCCTGCTAATGCAGCTCTTGCTGCAGAACATGGTTTCTGTTGTGTATCTGTGTACTATCGCCTAGCGCCAGAGCATGTACAGCCAAGTCAGTTACAGGATTGTTATTCGGGCCTAAAATGGTGTATTGAACATGCGGAAGAGTTAGGGATAGATACTCAGAAAGTTGCCGTCGGGGGCAGTAGCGCTGGTGGTGGTTTGGCGGCTGGCTTAGCTTTGTACATTCGTGATCAGAAGGAATTCGCAATCCATCATCTAAGATTAATGAGGCCAATGCTAGATGACCGCACAAGTATCGCACCAGAGCATCCACACGCAGGAGAGTTTATTTGGACAAAACAAAGTAATTATTTTGGCTGGAAATCTGTATTGGGGATTGAACCGGGGTCTAACAAGGTAAGTGAGTATTATGTGCCAGCCCGTGCAAAGTCATTGGCCGGGTTACCACCGACTTATATAAATATAGGTACCATTGATCTATTTATTGATGAAGCCTTATCTTTTGCTAAACAACTGGTCTTTGATGGTGTCTTAGTGGAATTACATGTCTATCCCGGGTACCATCATATGTCCCCCGCTTTTCCAGATGCGCATTTTTCAAAAGAAGGGACCAGAACAAGTGAATACGCCTTACTGAAAGCTCTGAAGATATTTGATATAGATTCTAATCAGTAA